A stretch of DNA from Variovorax paradoxus:
GTGACGCTCACGCTGCCGCCGCTGTCGGCGCGGCGCGAGGACATTCCGCTGCTGGCCAATCACTTCCTGCAGAAGCTGTCGACCAAGTACGGCAAGCGGCTGTCGGGCTTCGCGCCCGAGGCGCTGAAGGCGCTGACCACCGCCGCGTGGCCGGGCAATGTGCGCCAGCTCTACAACGTGGTGGAGCAGGTCTGCGCGCTGTCGGGCTCGCCGCTGATTCCGCTGGCGCTGGTGCAGCGCGCGCTGCGCGTGCCGAGCGTGGAGGTGCTCACCTATGCCGAGGCCAAGCAGCGTTTCGAGCGCGATTACCTCGTCGGCCTGCTCAAGCTGACCGACGGCAACGTGGCCGACGCCGCCCGTCTGGCCGACCGCAACCGCACCGAGTTCTACCGTCTGCTGCAGAAGCACGAGCTCACGCCGGGCAACTTCAAGGCGGACGTTGTCGCTCCCGGTGGCGACCCTGTCGCCGAGTAGCGACAGGCCTAAGTCGTTGATTTGAAAGGCTGTTTTCCGAGGGCCGTCAGGGCTTGTCGGGATTCGGCGACAAAAACGGGGGTTTCAGGGGCCTGACGGGCCCCTCCCCCACAAAAAACGGCTCCGAGTCGCGCCAAGTCGTTGATTTGAAAGCGTTTTTCCAGGCTGGCACAGGGTTTGCCCCTGTACTGGCATGACAGCACTTACCAGCCCATCTTTCGCACTGCGTCCGCAGCGCGACGGCCTGCGTCAAAAGCAGTTTTCCTCCTCGCGGCCCCGTGCCGCGGGCCATTCGCTGACCGCGCTCCCGGGCGTCGGCGGCGCCGCCACGGACTGCGTCTTCAAGCGCCTTCCGGCCATTGGCGACACCCCCCTCGACAAGCAGCGTTGGTGAATGAAACGATGAAGCCGAACGACTTCTCCCAACTCAACGTCCTCGCCGAATCCGATTTCGCGCGCCGCAGCGCGCTGCGCGAGGAACGCCACCCCAACGCCGTCACGGCACCGCCGGTGAACCGCGGTTCCATGGCACCGCGCCCCTGGCGCGGTTTCTGGAACAGCCTGGGCACCGCCATGCTCGTGCGCCTGGGCGCCGGCCGCAATGCCGACAGCGCCCCTGCCGCCAAGCAAGCCACCCCGGCCCCGCAGGCCTGGGAACGCACCGCCGGCCAGCGCCGCCTCGCCTTCATGCTGCTCACGCTGCTGAGCACGGTGATCGCGTCGTCGCTGTTCGCCAGCGTGCAACCCGACTACGACAACGTCTGGCTCGAATACGGCCAGATCGGCCTGTACGGCCTGCTGTCGGGCTGGGTCGTCACCGGCTTCGTGACCGCGCTCATGGGCTTCTACGTTTCGGTGCGCGGTGACAAGCACGCGCTGTCGGCCAAGCAGGTCGCCACCCATCCGATGAACCCCGAGGCACGCACCGCGATCATCATGCCGATCTGCAACGAAGACGTTGCCACGGTGTTCGCCGGCCTGCGCGCCACCTGCGAATCGGTTGCCACCACGGGCCACGCCAGGCAGTTCGACGTGTTCGTGCTGTCCGACAGCTACAACCCCGAGACCGCCGCCGCCGAGCGCGCCGCCTGGGAAGACTTGCGCGCCGCACTGGCCGAAAGCCCGAACCAGCCGCAGGTCGAGGTGTACTACCGCCTGCGCACCCGCCGCACGCACCGCAAGGCCGGCAACGTCGCCGACTTCTGCCGCCGCTGGGGCAAGGACTACCGCTACATGGTCGTGCTCGACGCCGACTCCGTGATGAGCGGCGACTGCCTGGCCTCGATGGTCAAGCTGATGGAAGCCAACCCCACCGCCGGCATCATCCAGACCGCGACGCAGGCCATCGGCCACGTCACGCTGCACGCCCGCGCACAGCAGTTCGCTTCGCGCGTGACGGGTCGCCTGTTCACGCTGGGCATGCAGTTCTGGCAGCTCGGCGAGTCGCACTACTGGGGCCACAACGCGATCATCCGCGTCGAAGCCTTCATGAAGCATTGCGCGCTGGCCCCGATCAAGGGCACCGGCGGCATGTCGGGCGGCATCATGTCGCACGACTTCGTCGAAGCCGCGCTGATGCGCCGCGCCGGCTACCACGTGTGGCTGGTGTCCGACCTGGTCGGCAGCTACGAGCAGCAACCGCCGGACCTGCTGGCCGAGCTGCAACGCGACCGCCGCTGGTGCCAGGGCAACCTGCAGAACGCCCGCCTGATGGCCGAACCCGGCATCCACCCGGTGCACCGCGCGATGTTCGTGACCGGCACCATGGCGTATGTCTCGGCCCCGCTGTGGCTTGCGTTCCTGACGCTGGGCACCGCCCTCTGGCTGAGCGGCTCGAGCCTCGTGTCGAGCTGGAGCGTGCTGCCCGCCGAACTCGCCGGCCTCTGGCTCTGGACCCTGTGCCTGCTGTTCCTGCCGCGCGTGCTGGGCATCGCCGCCGTGCTGATGCGCGGCGAGCAACGCCAGTACGGCGGTGTGTGGGGCCTGGTGAAGAGCTCGGTGCTCGAAGCCGGCCTGGCCATCGTGCAAGCACCCGTTCGCATGCTGGCCCACTCGCTGTTCGTGCTCGTCGCCCTCACCGGCATCAAGCTCGACTGGAAGTCGCCCCCGCGTGAAGCCGCTGCCGTGCCGTGGAAGGTCGCTGCTACCCAGCTGGCCCCCATGACGCTGGTGATCGCCATGCTCGCCGTCGGCGTCGCCATGATCGACCCGAGCGCGCTGATCTGGCTCATGCCTGTCGGCCTGCCGCTGCTGCTGGCGATCCCGCTGACCGTGCTGACCAGCCAGATCGCGCTGGGCACCACGCTGCGCGACCGCGGCTTCCTGCTGATTCCCGAGGAATCGCGTTCGCCCGCCGTGCTGCGTCGTGCGTGGATGCATGCGCTGCGCCTGGCGCGCCCGGCACTGGCAACCGTCTGATGCGCTGAAGACACAGCGCCGATAAGAAGCCGACCTCAGGGTCGGCTTTTTTCATGGCGCGTGGTCAGTGTGGTGTCCCGCAAATAGCTGCGCAGATGAAATCGCGCAGCTATTTGCGGGACACCACACTAGAATCGCGCCTTCCTTTTTTATCCACCCACGGATCTCTTCGATCCCCTGGAGCGCCAAGTGCCCCGATTCGCCGTCATCACTCTCTGACGCCGACAACACCACTCGCTGGTCATGTCGGGCGCCAAGCTGCGTTCCCCCACTGACCAGACACGGCCCGCTCCGGCCGCCGAGTCGATCTCTCTCCAGCTTCGCTCCCGCACGTTGTCGGTTCTTCCTGATTTGCATCTGGAGACCAACGTGTTCCCTCTCTCTCCCCTTTCTCTTTCGTCGATCCCGCTGCTCAAGTACCCACGTACGGCGCACCTGGAAGGCTCGCGCCTGCAGGCCGGTGACACCGACGACGGCCAGACGCCGTTGTCTGCGCTGCACGGCCAGCAGGTGGTCATCGAGGAAAAACTCGATGGCGCCAACGCCGCCGTGTCGTTCACCTCGGCGGGCGAGCTGTTGCTGCAATCGCGCGGCCATTACCTGGCCGGCGGCGCGGGCGAACGGCAGTTCAACCTGTTCAAGCACTGGGCCGCGGCACATGAAGCCGCGCTGCTCGAACGACTCGAAGACCGCTACGTGATGTACGGCGAGTGGTGCTTTGCCAAGCACAGCTGCTGGTACGACCGGCTGCCGGCCTTCTTCCTCGAGTTCGACATCTACGACCGGCAGGCACAGTGCTTCCTGTCGACGCCCGCGCGGCATGCGCTGCTGGCCGGTGGCCCGGTGCTGTCGGTGCCCGTGCTGTACGAGGGCGAGATGCCGCGCAGCGCGAAGACATTGC
This window harbors:
- the mdoH gene encoding glucans biosynthesis glucosyltransferase MdoH, yielding MKPNDFSQLNVLAESDFARRSALREERHPNAVTAPPVNRGSMAPRPWRGFWNSLGTAMLVRLGAGRNADSAPAAKQATPAPQAWERTAGQRRLAFMLLTLLSTVIASSLFASVQPDYDNVWLEYGQIGLYGLLSGWVVTGFVTALMGFYVSVRGDKHALSAKQVATHPMNPEARTAIIMPICNEDVATVFAGLRATCESVATTGHARQFDVFVLSDSYNPETAAAERAAWEDLRAALAESPNQPQVEVYYRLRTRRTHRKAGNVADFCRRWGKDYRYMVVLDADSVMSGDCLASMVKLMEANPTAGIIQTATQAIGHVTLHARAQQFASRVTGRLFTLGMQFWQLGESHYWGHNAIIRVEAFMKHCALAPIKGTGGMSGGIMSHDFVEAALMRRAGYHVWLVSDLVGSYEQQPPDLLAELQRDRRWCQGNLQNARLMAEPGIHPVHRAMFVTGTMAYVSAPLWLAFLTLGTALWLSGSSLVSSWSVLPAELAGLWLWTLCLLFLPRVLGIAAVLMRGEQRQYGGVWGLVKSSVLEAGLAIVQAPVRMLAHSLFVLVALTGIKLDWKSPPREAAAVPWKVAATQLAPMTLVIAMLAVGVAMIDPSALIWLMPVGLPLLLAIPLTVLTSQIALGTTLRDRGFLLIPEESRSPAVLRRAWMHALRLARPALATV
- a CDS encoding RNA ligase family protein is translated as MFPLSPLSLSSIPLLKYPRTAHLEGSRLQAGDTDDGQTPLSALHGQQVVIEEKLDGANAAVSFTSAGELLLQSRGHYLAGGAGERQFNLFKHWAAAHEAALLERLEDRYVMYGEWCFAKHSCWYDRLPAFFLEFDIYDRQAQCFLSTPARHALLAGGPVLSVPVLYEGEMPRSAKTLRALVRPSLARSVDWKPAFEQAVAHEGQPLDLVRQQTDLSDLAEGLYLKTESDGEVTGRYKWVRPDFVQTILDSGSHHSRRPVLPNQLAPGVDLYAPTPQVSWQDLGLRTLRDPAELAPTTRRPR